From a region of the Chitinophaga caseinilytica genome:
- a CDS encoding AMP nucleosidase produces the protein MKTKEEIVANWLPRYTGEKLENFGSHILLTNFSNYVLQFSQWHNAKIVGADRPMQCCTAGDITIINFGMGSPGAATVMDLLSAIQPKAVLFLGKCGGLKKKNTIGDLILPIAAIRGEGTSNDYFPAEVPALPAFALQKAISTTIREYGCDYWTGTCYSTNRRVWEHDADFKKYLEKIRAMAIDMETATIFSVGFYNKIPTGALLLVSDSPMVPEGVKTEESDKKVTSEFVDRHLRIGIDSLKNLINSHQTVKHLRF, from the coding sequence ATGAAGACGAAAGAAGAGATAGTAGCTAACTGGCTGCCCAGGTACACGGGCGAGAAGCTGGAGAACTTCGGTTCACACATCCTGCTGACCAATTTTTCCAACTACGTACTGCAATTTTCCCAGTGGCATAACGCGAAGATCGTGGGTGCCGACCGCCCCATGCAATGCTGTACCGCCGGAGACATCACCATCATCAACTTTGGGATGGGAAGCCCCGGCGCCGCCACGGTCATGGACCTCCTCAGCGCCATCCAGCCGAAAGCCGTGCTGTTTTTGGGGAAATGCGGGGGACTGAAGAAGAAAAATACCATCGGCGACCTCATCCTGCCCATCGCGGCGATCCGGGGCGAAGGTACCTCCAACGACTATTTCCCCGCTGAAGTGCCCGCCCTTCCTGCGTTTGCCCTGCAAAAAGCCATTTCCACCACTATCCGCGAATACGGCTGCGATTACTGGACCGGCACCTGCTACAGCACCAACCGCCGCGTTTGGGAACATGACGCCGACTTCAAAAAATACCTCGAAAAAATCCGCGCCATGGCCATCGATATGGAAACGGCGACCATCTTTTCGGTAGGTTTCTATAATAAGATCCCGACCGGCGCGCTCCTCCTGGTTTCCGACTCGCCCATGGTGCCCGAAGGCGTGAAAACCGAGGAAAGCGATAAAAAAGTGACGAGCGAATTCGTAGACCGGCACCTCCGCATCGGGATCGACTCCCTGAAAAATCTCATCAACAGTCACCAAACCGTTAAACATCTCCGATTTTGA
- a CDS encoding type I restriction enzyme HsdR N-terminal domain-containing protein: protein MISIRFPQPDFKITANGGKDMIYDAYRKKYVVLTPEEWVRQNFLNYLVKSRQYPGALLSIEKELHLGELRKRCDIVVYSREATPWMIVECKEMGVPLKQPVLEQIVRYHMALPAPWLVITNGVNTWCCRLDGAAGSWVFEQDLPDYPPVDAISPLQ, encoded by the coding sequence ATGATTTCCATCCGTTTCCCGCAACCCGACTTCAAGATCACGGCCAATGGCGGTAAAGACATGATTTATGATGCTTACCGGAAGAAATATGTGGTGCTGACGCCGGAGGAGTGGGTCAGGCAGAATTTCCTGAATTACCTCGTAAAATCCCGCCAGTATCCGGGGGCGCTGCTCAGTATCGAAAAGGAACTGCATCTCGGGGAGCTCCGCAAGCGGTGCGACATCGTCGTGTATTCCCGCGAAGCCACGCCCTGGATGATCGTGGAGTGCAAGGAAATGGGCGTTCCGCTGAAACAGCCGGTCCTGGAGCAGATCGTTCGGTATCACATGGCACTTCCGGCGCCCTGGCTGGTGATCACCAATGGCGTGAACACCTGGTGCTGCCGGTTAGACGGGGCCGCGGGTAGCTGGGTTTTCGAGCAGGATTTACCGGATTATCCGCCGGTGGATGCGATCTCGCCGCTTCAATAA
- a CDS encoding LuxR C-terminal-related transcriptional regulator, whose translation MSSKSDLYLEVKKYWTNVAGKEGHVDFRSLQLQIETHKRLFNIFQAGNYFFLLVDIYNGEIAEVGPGLMDVLGYGQGELTMEEYVNGIHPQDMPYFLKFEQHITNFYNELAVDLICQYKMQYDLRIKKKDGNYARMLIQYIIVNHQGHDLKHSFHLHTDITHIKGEGEGEPHLSLIGMNGLPCYYDIQKSMSCTSSKSLFTAREKEILKGIVEGKSSRQLAGELFVSIHTINSHRKNILAKSNVKTPLELVKKSIMEGWT comes from the coding sequence ATGAGCAGTAAAAGTGATTTATACCTGGAGGTTAAAAAGTATTGGACAAATGTAGCGGGCAAAGAAGGCCATGTAGACTTCCGGTCTCTCCAGTTGCAAATTGAAACACATAAGCGTTTATTCAACATTTTTCAGGCAGGGAACTACTTTTTCCTGTTGGTCGACATCTACAATGGTGAGATTGCGGAAGTAGGCCCCGGATTGATGGATGTACTGGGCTACGGCCAGGGAGAACTGACCATGGAGGAATATGTGAACGGAATTCATCCGCAGGATATGCCCTACTTCTTAAAATTTGAGCAACATATCACCAATTTCTATAACGAGCTGGCTGTAGATCTGATATGCCAATATAAGATGCAGTATGATCTGCGGATTAAGAAAAAGGACGGGAATTATGCAAGGATGCTCATACAGTATATTATTGTAAATCATCAGGGGCATGACTTAAAGCATAGTTTTCATTTGCACACGGATATTACACATATTAAAGGTGAAGGCGAAGGGGAGCCCCATTTATCCCTGATAGGCATGAACGGCCTGCCATGCTACTACGACATTCAGAAATCGATGTCCTGCACTTCTTCAAAAAGCTTGTTCACCGCCAGGGAAAAGGAAATCCTCAAAGGCATCGTTGAAGGTAAAAGCAGCCGGCAGCTTGCCGGTGAATTATTTGTAAGCATTCATACGATCAATAGTCATCGCAAGAATATTCTGGCGAAGAGTAATGTTAAAACGCCGCTTGAGCTGGTGAAAAAATCGATTATGGAAGGATGGACGTGA
- a CDS encoding Glu/Leu/Phe/Val dehydrogenase, with protein MAKAKALTQEPHYNFFHSVEMSFDKAAQFTKWENGILEQIKACNAVYRMKFPVRVGDGIEVIEAYRVQHSHHKLPCKGGIRFSDEVNQDEVMALAALMTYKCAIVNVPFGGAKGGIRINPRNYTPFQLENITRRYTAELVKKNFIGPGIDVPAPDYGTGEREMSWILDTYMSLRPGEIDGYGCVTGKPVSQGGVRGRKEATGLGVFYGLRELCNVKEDMKRIGLEPGLEGKTVAVQGMGNVGYHAAKYFHEAGSKVVCLIEWDGAIYNHKGLDPDAVLKHKMETGSITGFPGAKNLKKNTDGLEVECDILIPAALENVIHAENAPKIKAKIIGEAANGPLTPEADDILAKKGVIVVPDMFLNAGGVTVSYFEWLKNLSHVRYGRLGKRFDENMNIHILGQIEELTGKKVSEKERKFIAHGADEVDLVYSGLEETMITALHEVREKSLEHKKIKDMRTAAYVCAIDKVGAAYEQLGIFP; from the coding sequence ATGGCTAAAGCAAAAGCGCTGACGCAAGAACCGCATTATAACTTCTTCCACAGCGTGGAAATGAGTTTCGACAAGGCTGCGCAATTCACCAAATGGGAGAATGGCATCCTGGAGCAGATCAAAGCCTGTAACGCCGTATACCGCATGAAATTCCCCGTTCGCGTGGGCGACGGGATCGAAGTGATCGAGGCATACCGTGTGCAGCACTCCCATCACAAGCTGCCCTGTAAAGGCGGGATCCGCTTCAGCGACGAAGTGAACCAGGACGAAGTGATGGCCCTCGCCGCACTCATGACCTACAAATGCGCCATCGTAAACGTGCCCTTCGGCGGCGCGAAAGGCGGCATCCGCATCAATCCCCGTAACTACACCCCCTTCCAGCTCGAAAATATCACCCGCCGGTACACCGCCGAACTCGTGAAGAAAAACTTCATCGGCCCCGGTATCGACGTTCCCGCCCCCGACTACGGTACCGGCGAACGCGAAATGAGCTGGATCCTCGACACCTACATGAGCCTCCGCCCCGGAGAGATCGACGGCTACGGCTGCGTGACCGGCAAACCCGTGTCCCAGGGCGGTGTTCGCGGTCGCAAGGAAGCCACCGGCCTCGGTGTGTTCTACGGCCTGCGCGAGCTCTGCAACGTGAAGGAAGATATGAAACGCATCGGCCTCGAGCCCGGCCTCGAAGGCAAAACCGTAGCCGTTCAGGGTATGGGCAACGTGGGCTACCACGCCGCCAAATACTTCCATGAAGCCGGCTCCAAAGTAGTATGCCTCATCGAATGGGATGGCGCCATCTACAATCACAAAGGCCTCGACCCCGACGCCGTGCTGAAACACAAAATGGAAACCGGCTCCATCACCGGCTTCCCCGGCGCCAAAAACCTGAAAAAGAACACCGATGGCCTCGAAGTGGAATGCGATATCCTCATCCCCGCCGCCCTCGAAAATGTGATCCACGCTGAAAATGCACCCAAAATCAAAGCGAAGATCATCGGCGAAGCCGCCAACGGCCCCCTCACTCCCGAAGCAGACGACATCCTCGCCAAAAAAGGCGTGATCGTTGTACCCGATATGTTCCTCAACGCCGGCGGCGTTACCGTGTCTTACTTCGAATGGCTGAAAAACCTCAGCCACGTGCGTTACGGCCGCCTCGGCAAACGCTTCGACGAAAACATGAACATCCACATCCTCGGCCAGATCGAAGAACTGACCGGCAAAAAAGTATCCGAGAAAGAAAGGAAATTCATCGCGCACGGTGCCGACGAAGTAGACTTGGTATATTCCGGCCTGGAAGAAACCATGATCACCGCCCTCCACGAAGTGCGCGAAAAATCCCTCGAACATAAAAAAATCAAGGACATGCGTACCGCCGCTTACGTATGCGCTATCGACAAGGTAGGCGCCGCTTATGAGCAGCTGGGCATTTTCCCCTGA
- a CDS encoding CcmD family protein, whose protein sequence is MVNRISFSIFTALMLLVTAVFGQESAETVQQAATQQNTETGPVNEFFRSNSKIYVAVGILVIIFSCITIYLVRLDRKISRLEKEK, encoded by the coding sequence ATGGTTAACAGAATATCCTTTTCCATTTTCACCGCTCTCATGCTGCTCGTAACCGCCGTTTTCGGCCAGGAAAGCGCCGAAACCGTACAACAGGCTGCTACCCAGCAAAATACCGAGACCGGTCCCGTGAACGAGTTTTTCCGCAGCAACAGCAAAATTTATGTGGCCGTGGGCATTCTGGTGATCATCTTCAGCTGTATCACGATCTACCTCGTCCGGCTCGACCGGAAGATCTCCAGGCTCGAAAAAGAAAAATAG
- the ccsA gene encoding cytochrome c biogenesis protein CcsA, producing the protein MARNWWKILSVMLLLYVIIGGFMVPVPVIGNNQQAARSIFFHLPMWMAMYTLLTISVVNSIWYLATNDLKRDVRASSAGSVGVLFGVMGFLTGMLWATYTWGGTIVNDPKQMTTAIALAIYMAYLVLRMSFTDIDKRARVSAIYNVFAFALLIPLTYIIPRTVDSLHPGSASSPGFSDKDTAGTIKMVLWPAFIGFTLLGIWIYTLRNRYKRLALKNILHG; encoded by the coding sequence ATGGCTAGAAATTGGTGGAAAATACTCTCCGTGATGTTGCTCCTTTATGTGATCATCGGAGGGTTCATGGTCCCGGTGCCGGTGATCGGCAACAACCAGCAGGCTGCCCGCAGCATCTTCTTTCACTTGCCGATGTGGATGGCAATGTATACCCTGCTCACGATCTCCGTCGTAAATTCCATATGGTACCTCGCAACCAACGATCTCAAAAGGGACGTCCGCGCTTCCAGCGCCGGTAGCGTTGGCGTACTGTTCGGTGTGATGGGGTTCCTGACCGGCATGCTCTGGGCCACCTATACCTGGGGCGGCACCATCGTGAACGATCCCAAGCAGATGACCACCGCCATCGCCCTGGCGATCTACATGGCGTACCTGGTGCTCCGCATGTCGTTCACCGATATCGACAAAAGGGCCCGCGTTTCGGCGATCTACAATGTTTTCGCCTTCGCCCTGCTCATCCCCCTCACTTACATCATCCCCCGAACGGTGGATTCCCTTCACCCGGGAAGCGCCAGCAGCCCCGGCTTCAGCGATAAAGACACCGCCGGCACTATCAAAATGGTGCTCTGGCCCGCCTTCATCGGCTTCACGCTCCTCGGCATCTGGATCTACACCCTTCGCAACCGTTATAAAAGATTGGCTCTTAAAAATATCCTTCATGGTTAA
- a CDS encoding heme exporter protein CcmB — protein sequence MKSPISQIYALVRKDVLLEWRQRHALFGILLYVFSTVFVINLMVREPEERMWNALFWVVQLFVCVNAVAKSFLQESRGRLLYFYSLVHPRYFIAAKLIYNVLLMLLFSAVTLLCCMMFLGNPLVKPWYFLGVVLLGGVSLSLLFTMLAAIAAQASQNAALMAIMGFPLIMPILILLSNVSQSAFSPVVQPGLGGMFLMLAGMDLLVVALALILFPFLWKE from the coding sequence GTGAAAAGTCCCATTTCCCAGATTTACGCACTGGTCCGCAAGGATGTGCTGCTCGAATGGCGCCAGCGCCACGCTCTTTTCGGCATACTCCTGTATGTTTTCTCGACGGTGTTCGTCATCAATCTGATGGTGCGGGAGCCGGAGGAGCGGATGTGGAATGCGTTGTTCTGGGTGGTGCAGTTGTTTGTGTGCGTGAATGCGGTGGCGAAGAGTTTTTTGCAGGAGAGCCGGGGGCGGCTGTTGTACTTTTATTCGTTGGTACACCCCCGTTATTTCATCGCGGCGAAGCTGATTTACAATGTGTTGCTGATGCTGTTGTTCAGCGCGGTGACGCTGCTTTGCTGCATGATGTTCCTGGGCAACCCCCTGGTGAAGCCCTGGTATTTCCTGGGGGTGGTGCTCCTGGGCGGAGTGAGCCTGAGCCTGCTGTTTACCATGCTGGCGGCCATTGCGGCGCAGGCGAGCCAGAATGCGGCGCTGATGGCGATCATGGGTTTCCCACTGATCATGCCCATCCTGATTTTGCTCAGCAACGTTTCCCAGAGCGCGTTTTCGCCGGTGGTGCAGCCGGGGCTGGGGGGGATGTTCCTCATGCTGGCGGGGATGGACCTGCTGGTGGTGGCGCTGGCGCTCATCCTCTTCCCCTTCCTCTGGAAAGAATAA
- the accC gene encoding acetyl-CoA carboxylase biotin carboxylase subunit has product MKKIVVANRGEIALRVMRSAREMGIATVAVYSEADRTMPFVQYADEAVCIGPAPSSQSYLLGDRIIEVAKSTGADAIHPGYGFLSENAKFAQAVADAGLIFIGPSASSIETMGSKLAAKQAAQKFGVPMVPGTETPLTSIDEAREVVKKTGFPILIKASAGGGGKGMRVVEKESELEEQIRLAKSEALSAFGDDAVFIEKYVGSPRHIEIQVLGDQHGNVVYLFERECSIQRRHQKLIEEAPSSCLTPDIRQAMGQCAVDVARACNYYGAGTVEFLVDEKLNFYFLEMNTRLQVEHPVTEMITGLDLVKEQIRVARGEKLPFGQNDLKINGHAIELRLCAEDPANNFLPDTGRLETYIRPQGPGVRVDDGYEAGMDIPIFYDPMISKLIAWGADREEARLRLIRAIDEYRVTGIKTTLPFGRWALQQTPFIDGNFDTNFIGRYFTPQALDASPDDEAARAAAILAAVLWEQPAAAPLQVNGSGKAPSRWKQRRKAR; this is encoded by the coding sequence ATGAAGAAAATCGTTGTCGCCAACCGGGGAGAGATCGCACTGCGCGTCATGCGCTCTGCCCGCGAGATGGGAATCGCTACCGTAGCCGTTTATTCTGAAGCCGACCGTACCATGCCGTTCGTTCAATATGCAGACGAAGCCGTGTGCATCGGCCCCGCCCCTTCTTCGCAGAGCTATCTGCTGGGCGACCGGATCATCGAAGTAGCGAAATCCACCGGCGCCGACGCCATCCATCCCGGTTACGGCTTCCTCAGCGAAAACGCGAAATTCGCACAGGCCGTGGCCGACGCAGGGCTCATCTTCATCGGGCCTTCCGCTTCCAGCATTGAGACCATGGGCAGCAAACTCGCCGCCAAACAGGCCGCGCAGAAATTCGGCGTACCCATGGTGCCCGGCACCGAAACGCCCCTCACGAGCATCGACGAAGCAAGGGAAGTGGTCAAAAAAACCGGGTTCCCCATTCTTATCAAGGCCTCCGCAGGCGGCGGCGGCAAAGGCATGCGCGTGGTGGAAAAAGAAAGTGAACTGGAAGAACAGATCAGGCTGGCCAAAAGCGAAGCCCTCAGCGCCTTCGGCGACGATGCCGTTTTCATCGAAAAATATGTGGGATCGCCCCGGCATATCGAGATCCAGGTGTTGGGAGACCAGCACGGCAACGTGGTGTACCTCTTCGAAAGGGAATGCTCCATCCAGCGGCGGCACCAAAAACTGATCGAAGAAGCCCCCTCCTCCTGCCTCACCCCGGACATCCGCCAGGCCATGGGCCAGTGCGCGGTAGACGTGGCGCGCGCCTGTAATTATTATGGCGCAGGAACGGTGGAATTTCTCGTCGACGAAAAACTGAATTTCTATTTCCTCGAAATGAATACCCGCCTGCAGGTGGAACACCCCGTCACGGAAATGATCACGGGGCTCGACCTGGTGAAGGAACAAATCCGCGTAGCCCGCGGAGAAAAACTCCCTTTCGGGCAGAACGACTTGAAAATCAACGGTCACGCGATCGAGCTGCGGCTTTGCGCGGAAGATCCGGCCAATAACTTCCTCCCCGACACCGGCAGGCTGGAAACCTACATCCGGCCGCAGGGCCCCGGCGTGCGGGTTGACGATGGGTATGAAGCGGGGATGGACATCCCCATTTTCTACGACCCCATGATCTCCAAACTGATCGCCTGGGGGGCAGACCGGGAAGAAGCGCGCCTGCGGCTGATCCGCGCCATCGACGAATACCGGGTTACAGGTATTAAGACCACCTTGCCTTTCGGCCGGTGGGCATTGCAACAGACGCCGTTCATCGACGGGAATTTCGATACGAATTTCATCGGCCGTTATTTTACGCCACAGGCGCTCGACGCCTCGCCCGACGATGAAGCCGCCCGCGCAGCCGCCATCCTGGCCGCCGTTCTTTGGGAACAGCCCGCTGCGGCCCCATTACAGGTGAACGGCAGCGGGAAAGCCCCGTCGCGGTGGAAACAGCGGAGAAAAGCGCGTTGA
- a CDS encoding GtrA family protein, translating to MKQLILHILAFFYRPFAKVMPFQTFRYLACGGGNTVLDIFLFFVFYNFVLKKEVVQLPFIALSPHIAAVFMAFLVSFPTGFLLNKYIVFSDSNLRGRVQLARYFLLVAVCLLMNYVLMKLFVDYCGFYPTISKILTTAVVVCFSYITQKKFTFKVKVDPESLAETEAQASSPSA from the coding sequence ATGAAGCAGTTGATTTTACATATCCTGGCCTTTTTCTACCGGCCATTCGCGAAGGTGATGCCCTTCCAGACCTTCCGTTACCTGGCATGCGGCGGGGGCAATACCGTGCTGGATATTTTCCTGTTTTTCGTTTTTTACAATTTCGTGCTGAAGAAAGAAGTGGTGCAATTGCCATTCATTGCGCTGAGCCCGCACATTGCGGCGGTGTTCATGGCTTTCCTGGTGAGCTTCCCGACAGGGTTCCTGTTAAATAAATACATCGTTTTCTCCGACTCCAATCTTCGCGGGCGGGTGCAGCTGGCCAGGTACTTTTTGCTGGTGGCGGTTTGCCTGTTGATGAATTACGTGCTGATGAAGCTTTTCGTGGACTACTGCGGCTTCTATCCCACCATCAGCAAAATCCTTACTACGGCCGTTGTCGTATGTTTCAGTTACATCACGCAGAAGAAATTCACGTTCAAGGTGAAAGTAGACCCCGAAAGCCTTGCGGAAACGGAGGCTCAGGCATCTTCTCCCAGCGCGTAA
- a CDS encoding thymidine kinase, with protein sequence MFIEPSLTGGRRGWIEVICGSMFSGKTEELIRRLKRAKIANLTVEIFKPAMDVRYDHEHIVSHNESRILSTPVESSQQILLLGQGVDVVGIDEAQFFDAELPNVCDQLALQGIRVIVAGLDMDFRGQPFGPIPALLAKADYITKLHAICVRCGNIATHSYRKSVGSQTVLLGEKDHYEPRCRHCYALGEDA encoded by the coding sequence ATGTTTATTGAACCTTCGCTTACAGGAGGCCGGAGAGGATGGATCGAAGTGATTTGCGGATCGATGTTTTCCGGTAAAACGGAAGAACTGATCCGCCGGCTGAAACGGGCGAAGATCGCTAACCTGACCGTCGAGATTTTTAAACCTGCGATGGACGTCCGGTACGATCATGAACATATCGTGTCTCACAACGAATCGCGTATCCTTTCCACACCCGTCGAAAGTTCGCAACAAATCCTGCTGCTGGGGCAGGGGGTAGACGTAGTCGGTATCGACGAAGCCCAGTTCTTTGACGCCGAGTTACCCAATGTGTGCGACCAGCTGGCGCTCCAGGGCATCCGTGTCATCGTGGCGGGCCTTGATATGGACTTCCGCGGGCAACCTTTCGGGCCCATCCCTGCCTTGCTTGCAAAGGCCGACTATATCACCAAACTACATGCCATTTGTGTGCGATGCGGTAACATTGCGACACATTCCTACCGGAAATCTGTCGGATCGCAAACGGTTTTACTGGGTGAAAAGGACCACTACGAGCCCCGGTGCCGTCATTGTTACGCGCTGGGAGAAGATGCCTGA
- a CDS encoding 3-deoxy-D-manno-octulosonic acid transferase, which yields MGVSIFLYNMGIRMYRAAVGLAARAGKAKAKAWIEGRERLWPELEAAMASPKPAIWVHAASLGEFEQGRPILEALRTEYPDHRIVLTFFSPSGYEVRKNWPGADFICYLPLDTPANAARFLGQVRPQLAIFIKYEFWYHFLQALYARQVPVLLISGIFRHKQLFFKPYGGMFRGLLRKMDHLFVQNETSITLLHNIGIRQVTLAGDTRFDRVWALRQHPVTLPAIEAALRVEKVLVAGSTWEADEEALAKWWYGGGKEGRQLVLAPHEIHAAHLDKIQSLFPDAVRYSELNGRQPDVLVIDNVGMLSALYRYGRIAYVGGGFGKAGIHNLLEPATYGRPVIIGPVFHQFHEAMMLVQLRGAIVVKDADELSKAITALNDPFYYGQSAEIAARFVEDHKGATGKIMGYIQEKRFLTSE from the coding sequence GTGGGCGTATCGATTTTTCTGTATAACATGGGCATCCGGATGTACCGGGCTGCGGTAGGACTGGCCGCAAGGGCCGGAAAAGCAAAGGCGAAAGCCTGGATCGAAGGCCGGGAGCGGCTTTGGCCCGAACTGGAAGCCGCCATGGCCAGCCCTAAACCCGCTATTTGGGTGCACGCCGCCTCGCTGGGGGAATTCGAGCAGGGGAGGCCCATCCTGGAAGCCCTCCGAACGGAATATCCCGATCACCGCATCGTGCTGACCTTTTTTTCGCCTTCCGGCTATGAAGTCCGCAAAAACTGGCCGGGAGCGGATTTTATCTGCTATCTCCCGCTCGATACCCCGGCCAACGCAGCCCGGTTCCTCGGCCAGGTACGCCCACAACTGGCTATTTTCATCAAATACGAATTCTGGTACCATTTCCTGCAGGCCTTGTACGCCCGGCAGGTACCGGTACTGCTCATATCCGGGATTTTTCGGCATAAACAGCTGTTTTTCAAGCCATATGGCGGCATGTTCAGGGGTTTGCTCAGGAAAATGGACCATCTCTTCGTCCAGAACGAAACTTCCATCACCCTGCTGCATAACATCGGCATCCGGCAGGTGACGTTGGCGGGAGATACCCGGTTCGACCGGGTCTGGGCGCTTCGCCAGCACCCTGTCACGTTGCCGGCTATCGAAGCGGCGCTGCGGGTGGAAAAAGTGCTCGTGGCCGGCAGTACCTGGGAAGCGGATGAGGAAGCCCTGGCCAAATGGTGGTATGGCGGCGGAAAGGAAGGCCGTCAGCTGGTGCTGGCGCCGCATGAGATCCATGCCGCCCATCTCGATAAAATTCAGTCACTTTTCCCCGACGCCGTACGTTACTCCGAGCTGAACGGCCGCCAGCCAGATGTGCTGGTGATCGATAATGTGGGGATGCTGTCCGCCCTGTACCGGTACGGCCGCATCGCTTATGTGGGCGGGGGATTCGGGAAAGCGGGGATTCATAACCTCCTGGAACCGGCAACTTACGGCCGGCCGGTGATCATCGGGCCCGTATTCCACCAGTTCCACGAAGCCATGATGCTCGTGCAGCTGAGAGGGGCGATCGTGGTGAAGGACGCCGATGAGCTGTCGAAAGCGATCACGGCGCTCAACGATCCATTTTATTATGGGCAGAGCGCGGAAATCGCCGCCCGCTTTGTGGAAGACCACAAGGGGGCAACCGGGAAAATCATGGGCTATATTCAGGAAAAACGCTTCCTGACGAGCGAGTAG
- a CDS encoding DegT/DnrJ/EryC1/StrS family aminotransferase: MVPIQMVDLKRQYNKIKPEVDAAMLEVLDSAAFINGAPVQQFAQELGQYLGTRHVIPCANGTDALQIAMMALGLQPGDEVITPSFTFIATAEVIALLQLKPVFVDIDPKTYCIDPQAIEKAITPKTKAIVPVHLYGHSADMDSIMEIAEKHGLYVIEDNAQAIGSDYTSKNGVTKKAGTFGHIGCTSFFPSKNLGCYGDGGALFTDDDALAAKIRMVANHGQSARYYHDVVGVNSRLDTLQAVVLRIKLQQLDQYIAARREVAAAYDKAFAGNKYIVTPFQAPNQVHVFHQYTLQIEGKDRNELQAFLAEQKVPAMIYYPVPGHRQKMFEGMTETHQHLPVTDTLTSKVISLPIHTEMDADQLNHIIESVLSFLK; encoded by the coding sequence ATGGTCCCAATTCAGATGGTGGATTTAAAACGCCAATACAACAAAATCAAGCCCGAGGTAGACGCAGCCATGTTGGAAGTGCTGGACAGCGCCGCATTCATTAACGGAGCCCCCGTCCAGCAATTCGCGCAGGAACTGGGGCAATACCTGGGGACCAGGCATGTCATCCCCTGTGCCAACGGGACGGACGCCCTTCAGATCGCCATGATGGCGCTGGGGCTTCAGCCCGGAGACGAGGTGATCACCCCGTCGTTCACCTTCATCGCCACCGCCGAAGTGATTGCCCTGCTGCAGCTCAAACCGGTGTTCGTGGACATCGACCCCAAAACATACTGCATTGATCCCCAGGCGATTGAAAAGGCCATTACGCCGAAAACGAAAGCCATCGTGCCGGTACACCTTTACGGTCACAGCGCGGATATGGACAGCATCATGGAAATCGCCGAAAAGCACGGCCTTTACGTGATCGAAGATAACGCCCAGGCCATCGGTAGCGATTATACCTCGAAAAACGGCGTTACCAAAAAAGCCGGGACCTTCGGCCACATCGGCTGCACTTCCTTCTTCCCCAGCAAAAACCTGGGATGCTATGGCGACGGCGGCGCGCTCTTCACCGACGACGATGCCCTGGCCGCGAAGATCCGCATGGTAGCCAACCACGGCCAGTCTGCCCGTTATTACCACGACGTAGTAGGCGTCAACAGCCGGCTGGATACCCTGCAGGCCGTGGTGCTCCGCATCAAGCTGCAACAGCTCGACCAATACATTGCCGCGCGCCGCGAAGTGGCTGCCGCTTACGACAAGGCTTTCGCCGGCAACAAATACATCGTTACGCCCTTCCAGGCGCCTAACCAGGTGCACGTGTTCCACCAGTACACGCTCCAGATCGAAGGGAAAGACCGCAACGAACTGCAGGCCTTCCTCGCCGAGCAGAAAGTGCCGGCGATGATCTATTACCCCGTGCCCGGGCATCGCCAGAAAATGTTCGAAGGCATGACCGAAACCCATCAACACCTTCCTGTTACCGATACACTGACCTCCAAGGTCATCTCACTTCCCATTCATACAGAAATGGACGCAGACCAACTGAATCACATCATTGAATCCGTTCTTTCATTCTTAAAATGA